Proteins from a single region of Haloarcula laminariae:
- the tbsP gene encoding transcriptional regulator TbsP, whose translation MSTTLLQDDIGSMLSSVFEETDTPIYVVNPSQETISALMTTLERQDDGVEVRMLADERTLKDVMGDFLVASTAADLVEAGSLSMRLLETVPNHSVAVTAEGVYALVTIGDVVGGLGTDDGAFVDDAAEYYENTWESAEAYSLRTPAISRVRTTLESEIGPETAADFDSVLGSLSTARGDGDGLDEVTISLLVAARNNELLYDISKWGEDVGLASKATFSRTKTKLEDMGLIDTEKVPIDVGRPRLRLMLGDERLEAADSDELATVAQSLLAA comes from the coding sequence ATGAGTACTACTCTGCTGCAGGACGATATCGGCTCGATGCTGTCGTCGGTGTTCGAGGAGACAGACACACCGATTTACGTCGTGAACCCGTCACAGGAGACCATCTCGGCGCTGATGACGACGCTGGAGCGCCAGGACGACGGCGTCGAGGTCCGCATGCTCGCCGACGAGCGGACGCTGAAAGACGTGATGGGCGACTTCCTGGTCGCGAGTACGGCGGCCGACCTCGTCGAGGCGGGCAGCCTCTCGATGCGCCTGCTCGAAACGGTCCCGAACCACTCCGTCGCCGTCACGGCAGAGGGCGTCTACGCCCTGGTCACCATCGGCGACGTCGTCGGCGGCCTCGGCACCGACGACGGCGCGTTCGTCGACGACGCCGCGGAGTACTACGAGAACACGTGGGAGAGCGCCGAGGCGTACTCGCTGCGCACGCCCGCTATCTCGCGTGTCCGGACCACGCTGGAGTCCGAAATCGGCCCGGAGACCGCGGCGGACTTCGACAGCGTGCTCGGGTCGCTGTCGACCGCTCGCGGCGACGGCGACGGGCTCGACGAGGTGACCATCAGCCTGCTCGTCGCCGCGCGCAACAACGAGTTGCTCTACGATATCAGCAAGTGGGGCGAGGACGTCGGCCTCGCGAGCAAGGCGACCTTCTCCCGCACGAAGACGAAGCTAGAGGACATGGGCCTCATCGACACGGAGAAGGTCCCCATCGACGTGGGTCGTCCGCGCCTGCGCCTGATGCTCGGCGACGAGCGCCTGGAAGCCGCCGACAGCGACGAGCTGGCGACGGTCGCCCAGAGCCTGCTTGCGGCCTAG
- a CDS encoding sulfatase-like hydrolase/transferase: MGRPNVLLLLTDQERHDLVDPDGVPVETDAIDGLAADGVRFTHAFTPISICSSARASLLTGLYPHNHGILNNVHEPDAVRADLPADVPTFGTALRDAGYRNAYVGKWHVGRTATPEDFGFDYVGGSDDHHDAHLSAGLDSYQRDHGIDPDEIEPRDPVYAEFDGSRDLLGGTLPIPPEATRSAFNAELTLGRLEQLAHEEPFFHRVDFQGPHHPYLVPEPYASMYDPDALPPWPSDAETFDGKPRVQERYRQYRGVEGLSRDEWDRLRALYLGFMHHIDDQIARVLAKLDALGVAQNTLVVHASDHGDFTGGHRQWNKGPMMYDDTYRIPLVVRGPGVAGDGRVCDELVSLMDLMPTFLDAADASVPDDIDARSLWPLLRGEDGGRDAVFGEYHGDEMGLYSQRMVRTKRYKYVFNAPDTDELYDLDADPHELQNLVDHPDYGDVRSRLRDRLAGWMDATDDPIAEFTTRHLAGE, translated from the coding sequence ATGGGCCGACCGAACGTGCTCCTGCTGTTGACCGACCAGGAGCGCCACGACCTCGTCGACCCCGACGGCGTCCCCGTCGAGACCGACGCTATCGACGGGCTGGCCGCCGATGGGGTCCGCTTCACGCACGCCTTCACCCCCATCAGCATCTGCAGCAGCGCACGTGCGTCGCTGCTGACCGGGCTCTACCCCCACAACCACGGGATACTCAACAACGTCCACGAGCCCGACGCCGTCCGGGCGGACCTCCCGGCGGACGTGCCCACGTTCGGGACGGCGTTGCGGGACGCGGGCTACCGGAACGCCTACGTCGGCAAGTGGCACGTCGGCCGGACCGCCACGCCCGAGGACTTCGGCTTCGACTACGTCGGCGGAAGCGACGACCACCACGACGCCCATCTGTCCGCTGGGCTGGACAGCTACCAGCGCGACCACGGCATCGACCCCGACGAAATCGAGCCCCGGGACCCGGTGTACGCCGAGTTCGACGGCTCGCGGGACCTCCTCGGCGGCACCCTGCCGATACCGCCCGAAGCGACCCGCTCGGCGTTCAACGCCGAACTGACCCTCGGACGGCTGGAACAGCTCGCGCACGAGGAGCCCTTCTTCCACCGCGTCGACTTCCAGGGCCCACACCACCCCTATCTCGTCCCGGAGCCGTACGCCTCGATGTACGACCCCGACGCCCTCCCGCCCTGGCCGTCCGACGCCGAGACCTTCGACGGGAAACCGAGAGTGCAGGAGCGGTACCGTCAGTATCGCGGCGTCGAGGGGCTCTCCCGGGACGAGTGGGACCGGTTGCGGGCGCTGTATCTGGGATTCATGCACCACATCGACGACCAGATAGCCCGCGTGCTGGCGAAACTCGACGCGCTGGGCGTCGCCCAGAACACGCTCGTCGTCCACGCGTCGGACCACGGCGACTTCACCGGCGGCCACCGCCAGTGGAACAAGGGGCCCATGATGTACGACGACACCTACCGCATCCCGCTGGTCGTTCGCGGGCCCGGCGTGGCCGGCGACGGCCGGGTCTGTGACGAGCTCGTCTCGCTGATGGACCTGATGCCGACGTTTCTCGACGCGGCCGACGCGTCGGTGCCCGACGACATCGACGCCCGGAGCCTCTGGCCGCTGTTGCGCGGCGAGGACGGTGGTCGCGACGCCGTCTTCGGCGAGTACCACGGCGACGAGATGGGGCTGTACTCCCAGCGGATGGTCCGGACGAAGCGGTACAAGTACGTCTTCAACGCCCCCGACACCGACGAACTGTACGACCTCGACGCCGACCCGCACGAGCTACAGAACCTCGTCGACCACCCGGACTACGGGGACGTGCGTTCGCGGTTGCGCGACCGTCTCGCCGGCTGGATGGACGCGACCGACGACCCCATCGCGGAGTTCACGACGCGCCATCTCGCCGGGGAGTGA
- a CDS encoding sulfatase family protein codes for MTGTPPENAPNVVLFVMDTMRGAETVPADPDLTPNLAALADAGTEYTSAFATAPWTLPSHVSLFTGTYPSKHGAHADHTRFDGALPTIPEAFADAGYDTAGVSNNVWVTDEFGLTAGFDRFRDDSERTDAWSGAGGWGHRATNAVRRSRLGGPTFERLRRLVTGDSDRDDGAAATVDWIAEWLDGRDSDAPFFLFANCIEPHLEYRPPPAYARAFLPEGWSYDRAMALRQDPREFDVGEFDYTGEEWAVVRSLYRAEISYLDAQLGRLRSALEATGEWDDTVFVAVSDHGENVGEHGFLGHQYSLFDTVLHVPLVVHGGAFSSGPRSDRLVQTADLAPTLLDAAGIEAPELREASQALSFHPTEGVDPRSQVIAEYMRPRPPIDVLEEKFDHVPQTIYEYQRSLRAVRTDAYKYVRGSDGSEWLYDIRGDPEEAHDISAANPRRTAELAATLDEWLGSFDEADADGSVHVSDATEDRLADLGYL; via the coding sequence ATGACGGGGACACCGCCGGAGAACGCCCCCAACGTCGTCCTGTTCGTCATGGACACGATGCGGGGCGCCGAGACGGTGCCCGCCGACCCCGACCTGACGCCGAACCTCGCCGCCCTCGCCGACGCTGGCACCGAGTACACGAGCGCGTTCGCCACGGCACCGTGGACGCTCCCCTCCCACGTCTCGCTTTTCACCGGGACCTACCCGTCGAAACACGGCGCCCACGCGGACCACACCCGGTTCGACGGGGCGCTTCCGACAATCCCCGAGGCCTTCGCCGACGCCGGCTACGACACGGCCGGCGTCTCGAACAACGTCTGGGTCACCGACGAGTTCGGCCTCACCGCGGGGTTCGACCGGTTCCGCGACGACTCCGAGCGGACCGACGCCTGGAGCGGTGCCGGTGGGTGGGGCCACCGGGCGACCAACGCCGTCCGCCGGAGTCGCCTCGGCGGGCCCACCTTCGAGCGGCTCCGACGGCTGGTGACCGGCGATAGCGACCGCGACGACGGCGCCGCGGCGACGGTCGACTGGATAGCCGAGTGGCTGGACGGGCGCGACTCGGACGCGCCGTTTTTCCTGTTCGCCAACTGCATCGAGCCACACCTGGAGTACCGCCCCCCGCCGGCCTACGCCCGCGCGTTCCTCCCCGAAGGGTGGAGCTACGACCGCGCGATGGCACTGCGACAGGACCCCCGCGAGTTCGACGTGGGGGAGTTCGACTACACCGGCGAGGAGTGGGCGGTCGTCCGGTCGCTCTACCGGGCCGAGATATCGTATCTCGACGCCCAGCTCGGGCGGCTCCGGTCCGCCCTGGAAGCGACCGGCGAGTGGGACGACACGGTCTTCGTCGCCGTGAGCGACCACGGCGAGAACGTCGGCGAACACGGGTTCCTGGGCCATCAGTACAGCCTCTTCGATACGGTGTTGCACGTCCCGCTCGTGGTCCACGGCGGGGCGTTCTCGTCGGGGCCGCGCTCCGACCGACTGGTCCAGACCGCCGACCTGGCGCCGACGCTGCTGGACGCTGCGGGCATCGAGGCCCCCGAGCTACGCGAGGCGTCCCAGGCCCTCTCCTTCCACCCGACCGAGGGTGTCGACCCCCGGTCCCAGGTCATCGCCGAGTACATGCGCCCCCGTCCCCCCATCGACGTGCTGGAGGAGAAGTTCGACCACGTCCCACAGACCATCTACGAGTACCAGCGCAGCCTCCGGGCCGTCCGGACGGACGCCTACAAGTACGTCCGCGGCTCCGACGGCTCCGAGTGGCTGTACGACATCCGCGGTGACCCCGAGGAGGCACACGACATCTCCGCGGCGAACCCCCGTCGGACCGCCGAACTGGCCGCCACGCTCGACGAGTGGCTGGGGAGCTTCGACGAGGCCGACGCCGACGGCAGCGTCCACGTCTCCGACGCCACCGAAGACCGTCTCGCCGACCTCGGCTACCTCTGA
- the glyA gene encoding serine hydroxymethyltransferase codes for MSYDTVRETDPAVADALEGERARQNDTLAMIASENHVSEAVMEAQSSELTNKYAEGYPGERYYGGCDFADDIEQLAIDRAKELWGADHVNVQPHSGSQANMGVYLGVLEPGDKILSLDLTHGGHLSHGHPANFAGQVYEVEQYKIDEETGYVDYDGLREHAEEFEPDIIVSGYSAYPREVDFGRIQEAADAVDAYHLADIAHITGLVAAGVHESPVGVADFVTGSTHKTIRAGRGGIIMCDEEYADDVDNAVFPGSQGGPLMHNVAGKAVGFKEALEPEFEEYAAQTVDNAVALGDRLKEHGLDLVSDGTDNHLVLIDLRPSHPDTTGKEVEEALEEAGIVLNANTVPGETRSAFNPSGIRAGTPALTTRGFDEDDCREVADLIYEVVEAPHDDDVVAEVAERVEELTDAYPLYE; via the coding sequence ATGAGCTACGACACCGTCCGCGAGACGGACCCTGCTGTCGCAGACGCCCTAGAGGGCGAGCGGGCACGACAGAACGACACGCTGGCGATGATTGCCAGCGAGAACCACGTCTCCGAGGCAGTCATGGAGGCCCAGTCCTCCGAACTCACCAACAAGTACGCCGAGGGGTACCCCGGCGAACGCTATTACGGCGGCTGTGACTTCGCCGACGACATCGAGCAGCTGGCTATCGACCGCGCAAAGGAGCTGTGGGGCGCCGACCACGTCAACGTCCAGCCCCACTCGGGCTCGCAGGCCAACATGGGCGTCTATCTCGGCGTCCTCGAACCCGGCGACAAGATACTCTCCCTGGACCTGACCCACGGCGGGCACCTCTCCCACGGCCACCCCGCGAACTTCGCCGGCCAGGTGTACGAGGTCGAGCAGTACAAAATCGACGAGGAGACGGGCTACGTCGACTACGACGGGCTCCGCGAGCACGCCGAGGAGTTCGAACCCGACATCATCGTCTCGGGCTACTCGGCGTACCCGCGGGAAGTCGACTTCGGGCGCATTCAGGAGGCGGCCGACGCCGTCGACGCCTACCACCTCGCCGACATCGCCCACATCACCGGGCTCGTCGCCGCCGGCGTCCACGAGTCGCCCGTCGGCGTCGCCGACTTCGTCACCGGTTCGACGCACAAGACCATCCGCGCCGGCCGTGGCGGCATCATCATGTGCGACGAGGAGTACGCCGACGACGTCGACAACGCCGTCTTCCCCGGCTCTCAGGGCGGCCCGCTGATGCACAACGTCGCCGGCAAGGCCGTCGGCTTCAAGGAGGCGCTGGAACCGGAGTTCGAGGAGTACGCCGCACAGACAGTCGACAACGCCGTCGCCCTCGGCGACCGGCTCAAGGAACACGGGCTCGACCTCGTCTCGGACGGCACCGACAACCACCTCGTCCTCATCGACCTCCGGCCCTCCCATCCCGACACCACGGGTAAGGAGGTCGAGGAAGCGCTGGAGGAGGCCGGCATCGTCCTCAACGCCAACACCGTGCCCGGCGAGACCCGCTCGGCCTTCAACCCCTCGGGCATCCGCGCCGGCACGCCCGCACTGACGACGCGTGGCTTCGACGAGGACGACTGCCGCGAGGTCGCCGACCTCATCTACGAGGTCGTCGAGGCGCCCCACGACGACGACGTCGTCGCCGAGGTCGCCGAGCGCGTCGAGGAACTCACCGACGCGTACCCGCTGTACGAGTAG
- a CDS encoding CHAT domain-containing protein: MLAQLDDRRKCSGEAIPRATTDCVRGRTARLRVPGTDPTVTSLDCDAQYALTSASELPEGAFLLSVTVRTADGATEDGPFGTRRERIHVRFDGAASLRSTGGGTVLSLWDAQRVAVGIGESASVGPAHIQVPRTPEGLATGLSHMSAAHHTLGPSRSHPGQRGHPPLLTTGETTSVPTDLANTKPETGIELLVPPCIESLFVVAPLAYYLGADVTVDDRMRVALTAEGTDVYHEFSSFPEVQDEIADTVQRLFYLDCLVRRMNPESDPELLDRCSLDPAAVRSLSPAGRLERYLATPDEAVDAAVPEWHLSTHTQPSFERARCLPFLLDSLSLVYLSDGAELERCDLLEKTLSDSYTRGAADPTAMVEPTGGVGRVHGWLAPGTPIDAFKTTPSAYENRYRYRTKETEKLQLSVVLNDMEMSDERRAVSEIYRAADLPMDVTVRDQLTTDALADVFESENDFVHFIGHCEDDGLCCPDGTLATSSLAESRTRTFFLNACGSYQQGLDLIEQGSVAGAVTFADVLDSHAAMVGTAFARLLSNGFSIQRALQLARRRIMMSKDYAVVGDGTYALLPGPADPVVAMVSETDGGYELVCEVMTPQGAGESYDLPVDGERALNGTSTEHTVSAARLVDILESNSLPVIFDGDFHWSEDLAARLDPGF; this comes from the coding sequence GTGCTGGCACAGCTGGACGACCGACGGAAGTGCTCGGGTGAGGCGATACCGCGGGCGACGACCGATTGCGTCCGCGGGCGGACCGCCCGCCTCCGCGTCCCCGGGACCGACCCCACCGTGACGTCGCTGGACTGTGACGCCCAGTACGCGCTGACTAGCGCCTCGGAACTGCCCGAGGGGGCCTTCCTCCTCTCGGTCACCGTCCGGACCGCCGACGGGGCCACCGAGGACGGCCCCTTCGGGACACGGCGAGAGCGCATCCACGTCCGCTTCGACGGGGCCGCCTCGCTGCGCTCCACCGGGGGCGGTACGGTGCTGTCGCTGTGGGACGCACAGCGGGTCGCCGTCGGCATCGGCGAATCGGCGTCCGTCGGGCCGGCCCACATCCAGGTCCCCAGGACGCCCGAGGGGCTCGCGACCGGACTCTCCCATATGAGCGCGGCCCATCACACGCTCGGCCCGTCCCGCTCACATCCGGGACAGCGCGGCCACCCGCCGCTGTTGACGACCGGCGAGACCACGTCTGTCCCGACGGACCTGGCAAACACCAAACCCGAGACGGGCATCGAACTGCTGGTCCCGCCGTGTATCGAGTCGCTGTTCGTCGTCGCGCCGCTCGCGTACTATCTGGGCGCCGACGTGACCGTCGACGACCGGATGCGAGTGGCACTCACCGCCGAGGGCACCGACGTCTACCACGAGTTCAGTTCGTTTCCCGAGGTCCAGGACGAAATCGCGGACACGGTCCAGCGGCTCTTTTACCTGGACTGTCTGGTCCGCCGGATGAACCCCGAATCGGACCCCGAACTACTGGACCGGTGTTCGCTTGACCCGGCGGCTGTGCGGTCGCTCTCGCCGGCCGGTCGGCTGGAACGGTATCTGGCGACGCCCGACGAGGCGGTCGACGCGGCGGTACCGGAGTGGCACCTCTCGACGCACACGCAGCCGTCGTTCGAGCGCGCCCGCTGTCTCCCCTTCCTGCTCGATAGCCTCTCGCTAGTCTATCTCTCCGACGGGGCCGAGCTGGAGCGGTGTGACCTCCTGGAGAAGACGCTTTCGGACTCCTACACCCGCGGGGCGGCCGACCCGACGGCCATGGTCGAACCGACGGGCGGGGTCGGTCGCGTCCACGGCTGGCTGGCGCCCGGTACTCCCATCGACGCGTTCAAGACGACGCCGTCGGCCTATGAGAACCGGTATCGCTACCGGACGAAAGAGACCGAGAAGCTCCAGCTGTCCGTGGTGTTGAACGACATGGAGATGTCGGACGAGCGCCGCGCCGTCTCGGAGATATACCGGGCCGCCGACCTCCCGATGGACGTCACCGTCCGCGACCAGCTGACCACGGACGCCCTCGCGGACGTGTTCGAGTCCGAGAACGACTTCGTCCACTTCATCGGCCACTGCGAGGACGACGGGCTGTGCTGTCCCGACGGGACCCTCGCGACGTCCTCGCTGGCGGAATCGCGCACCCGCACCTTCTTCCTGAACGCCTGTGGCTCCTACCAGCAGGGGCTCGACCTCATCGAGCAGGGGTCGGTGGCCGGCGCGGTCACGTTCGCGGACGTCCTCGACAGCCACGCCGCGATGGTCGGGACCGCCTTCGCCAGGCTGCTCTCCAACGGCTTTAGCATCCAGCGGGCGCTCCAGTTGGCCCGCCGCCGCATCATGATGAGCAAGGACTACGCCGTCGTCGGCGACGGCACCTACGCCCTGTTACCGGGGCCGGCGGACCCGGTGGTGGCGATGGTCAGCGAGACTGACGGGGGCTACGAGCTCGTCTGTGAAGTGATGACGCCACAGGGGGCCGGCGAGAGTTACGACCTCCCCGTCGACGGCGAGCGAGCGCTCAACGGCACGTCGACCGAGCACACCGTCTCCGCGGCGAGGCTCGTCGACATCCTGGAGTCGAACTCGCTGCCGGTCATCTTCGACGGCGACTTCCACTGGTCCGAGGACCTCGCTGCGAGACTGGACCCCGGGTTCTAG